One Acidobacteriota bacterium genomic window, GGCCCCCGCCCCGACCCGGACCCCGACCCCCAGCGGGGGCGAGGGGACGAGGAGGAGGCCATCCGCTACCTGAACATGACGCCGGAGCAGAAGGAAAAGCTCCGGCTGCTGCGGGACGCCCGGGACAAGGACGTCATGCCGCTGCGCCTCCAGGAGCAGGAGCGCAACGCCGAACTCCGGCTCCTGTGGCTGCAAACCCGGCCGGACCCGGTCAAGGTCAAGGCCAAGCTGAAGCAGATCCACGACCTGAAGTGGCAGATCCAGGAGAAGGACGCCGACTACTGGATCGCCTTCCGCGAGCTCCTGACCCCGGACCAGTTGTCCAGCTTCCTGACCCTGGTGGGGGACCGGATCTTCAAGCCCAAGGCCGGTCCGCCGCCTCGCGACGACGGGCCCGACGACCGCGGCGACCGGCGGCGGCCGCCCCCGCGCTGATCCGGGGGGGCCGCCGGACCGCGGCCGTAACCCCCGGGGGGAAGCCCCGTCGGGTACACGATATTCTCGGAAAGTGTCGATTGAAGACCGGCCCCGGGCCGGCCCGGGCGAGGTCCGCCCGTCCGTACGCCGCCCGGCGCCGCCCGGGGCGGCCTCGAATATGGGAGGAACGATCGATGAAGAAGGAACGTCCTGTCCGCCTTTTCGTGCTCGGGCTCGCCCTGTCCGTTCTCACCGCGGCCGCCGGCCCGGGGTTGCCGGGGGCCCTGGCGTCTCCGGCCGTCCCGGAGATGGTGGCGCTGCCCGCCGGCGAATTCGTGATGGGGGACCACTACGGGTACATCGACCCCAGCCACCCCAGCGACGAGGTCCCCATGCACACCGTCCGCCTCAGCGCCTTCTCCATCGGCCGCTACGACGTGACGGTCCGTCAGTACTGCGGCTTCCTCAACTCGGCCCTGGCGCTGGGGCTGATCCGGGTGGCCGACGGCTCGGTCTACCCCGCCGGCGGCAGCGACCTGCTCTTCCTGACCCGCACGGCCGACCCCTACAGCCGGATCGCCTGGTCCGGGACCGCCTTCTCCGTCCTGGACAACCGCGGCGATCACCCCGTCACCAGCGTCATGTGGGCCGGGGCCGCGTTCTATTGCAACTGGCTGAGCGACCAGCTCGGACTGGACCCGTGCTACGACACCGCAACCTGGGCCGGCGACCTGACGAAAAACGGGTTCCGGCTGCCCACGGAAGCGGAGTGGGAATACGCCGGGCGCGGGGGCCGGTACGACCCCTACCTTGTCTTCCCGTGGGGTCTCACCATGGACATCACCCGGGCCAATATCCCCAATTCGGGAGACCCGTTCGAGTCCGGGGCGCAGCCGTGGACGACGCCCGTGGGCTTCTTCAACGGTCAGGTGCACCAGAAGTCGGACTGGGGCTGGCCGGGCAGCGCGACGAGCTTCGCGGCAGGCGACGGCGCCAACGGTTTCGGGCTCTACGACATGGCCGGCAACGTCTGGCAGTGGACCAACGACTGGTACGACAAGGATTACTATTCCGTGAGCCCGACGCAGGACCCTCCGGGCCCCGCGACCGGCTCGCCCATGCCCGACGGCAAGCCCTATCATTGCCTGCGCGGCGGGAACTGGTACAACGGGACCGACGGGCATTCCCGGGTGTCCAACCGGGACCCCGCCTACTACCGGGGCCCGCTGGACCCCAACCACCCGTGGTACCACGTCGGGTTTCGCGTCGCGAACCGTCCGTACACCGCCCCCGGCGCCCTGCATTTCCCCTGGGGCCGTTTCGTCCCCCTCGAGACCACCGTGGGCCTGGCCTTCGTGAACACGGGGTCGTCGGACGCCTCGGTCGCCCTCTCCGCCCACGACCCGGCCGGGGCCGCGGCCGGGTCGCCGCTGACGATCCCGCTGCCGGCCGGAAACCAGGCCGCCCTGCAGGCGGACGGTCTCCCGGGGTTGGCGACGCCCGCCGACGTCCGCCTGGAGGCGACCCCCTCGTCTTCCGCCGTCCGGGGGTTCTTCCTGGCCCAGCTCTACGACGGCGGGCAGCTGGCGGGTCTGGACGGCGCCTCGGCCGTTGCCGCCGCCACCACGGACGGGATCATCCCCCGCGTCCGGAACGCGTCGGGGTACTCGACCGGGTTGGCCATCGGGAACCCCGGTGACACCGCCGTCACGGTCACCCTGACCGGCTGCACCGGCACCGGGATCGTCAGCGGCGGCTCCCACAGCGTGGCGGCCAAAGGGTGCCTCTACCTCGACACCGCCGCCCTGTTCACGGCGGTTTCCGCCTCCCCGGACGCCCGGACCGCCCCCGGGGCCTCGTCGGGCTTCGACGGGGCCGTCCGCCTGCGCGCCACCGGGGGCGTCGTGGCCACCGCCCTCACCCGCCACGACACCGGGACCCTGAGCGCGGTCAACCTGGTCCCCGCCGTCCAGGCTGCTTCCTCCCTCGTGGCGGCCCACATCACCCGGATCCCGGACCTGTACTTCACCGAGCTGAACCTCGTCAACCCGGGTGAGACGGACGCGGTGGCGACCCTTTCCCCGTTCAGCGCGGACGGCACGGCCCTGGCCGCCCCGTTCACCGTCACGGTCCCGGCCCGGCAGGTCCTCGCCCTGCGGGACGCCGCCCTGGGGCTGCCTTCCGGGACGTCTTCGGAGGGGTGGCTCCGGGTGACGACCCCGGACGCCACGCCCCTGGTGGGCTGCGTGACGTTCGGCCACCCCGGGGACAACCGCTATGAATCCACCCTGCCGCTCCAGGCGTCGGGCCTTGAGGACATTCACTTCGCCCAGGTGGCCAACGGGACCGTGGGCGGCGTCAACTACTTCACGGGCGTCGCCGTCGTCAACCCCGCCGCGGCCCCGGTGCAGGTCACGTTCCGGGTTTTCCGCAGCGACGGCACGGCCAACGGGAACGCGGCCGTCATCCAGGTCCCCGCGGGGGGAAAGTACGTCCGGCTCCTGTCCCAGGTGGACGGGATCGGGACCCTCACCGACCAGTCCGGCGGCTGCCTTCGCCTCACCGCCACCGGGGCGGTCTTTGCGTTCGAGTTGTTCGGGAACTGGGAAGGCGGCTTCCTGAGCGCCGTGCCGGCTCAACCCTGACCGCACGCCCGAAGCCGACCGGGTTCGATTTGCAATGAAAACGATTCAGGAGGAAGACACCATGAACCGAAGGATATTGGCATGCCTCGTCGTGACAGCCCTCGTCGGCCTGGCCGGATTCGGCCCGGCCCTGGCCGGAGACCTGCCGGCATCGTCCACCGCCGACCCGGCTCTCTCCGTCGTCCCGAACGGGCCCCTGGCCGGGACGGGCACGGCGGAAACGACCAGCCAGACCGTCGGGCTCTTCCTCAACGACGCCCGCGCCTGGCCGGGCTACACGCTGGTGGCGCCCAAGCATTACGGGTCAACCTACCTCCTGGACAACCAGGGCCAGGTTGTCCACTCCTGGTGGGGCAGCCTGTACGAGCCGGGACAGTCGGTCTACCTGCTGGAGAACGGCCACCTGATGCGCCCCTGTTCGTCCAAGGGCCCCCTCAGCACCGGCGGCGGCGAGGGGGGGCGGATCGAGGAGTACGACTGGGACAACAACCTGGTCTGGCAGCTGGATTTCTCCACGGCCGAGTACATGCAGCACCACGACGTCAAGCCCCTGCCCAACGGGAACGTCCTGATGCTGGTGGTGGAGAAGCGGACCTACGCCGAAGCCATCGCCGCCGGGTTCGACCCGGCGCAGCTCGCGGACATCCAGGCCCGGGGCTACATGCTTCCCGACACGGTTTACGAGGTCAAGCCCACCTACCCGTCGGGCGGCACGGTGGTCTGGAAGTGGCACGTGTGGGACCACCTCATCCAGGACAACGACCCCACCAAGGCCAACTACGGCAACGTGGCGGCCCATCCCGAGCTCATCGGCACCGACGGGGACGGCCTGAAGCTGCACTACTTCTGGAACCACATGAACGCCATCTACTACCACCCCGGGTTCGACCAGATCATCCTCAGCGTGCGGGGCAACAGCGAGATCTGGGTGATCGACCACAGCACCACCACCGCCCAGGCGGCCGGCCACACCGGGGGACGGAGCGGGAAGGGGGGCGACCTCCTCTACCGGTGGGGAAACCCGCTCACGTACAAGGCCGGGACGGCCGCCGACCAGAAACTCTACCAGCAGCACGACGCCCAGTGGATCGACACGGACTGCCCGGGCGCCGGCGACATCATCTGTTTCAACAACGGCCTGGGGCGGAACTACTCCACCATCGACCAGTTCACCCCGCCCGTGGACGCGGAGGGGAACTACGCCTACACCGCCGGCACGGCCTGGGCCCCCTCGACCTTCACCTGGAGCTACCAGGCGACCCCGGCCTCCGCGCTTTATGCCGAGGCCATCTCCAGCGCCCAGCGGCTCCCCAACGGCAACACCCTGATCTGCGACGGCACCCACGGGACGTTCCTGGAGGTGACCCTCGGCGGGGAGACGGTCTGGAAGTACGTCAACCCCGTGGTGAAAACCGGCACCCTGAGCCAGGGGGACGCCATCCCGGCCGACCCGGCCCGGCCTGACGAGTTCATGAACGCGGTGTTCCGGGTCCGGCGCTATCCGACCGACTACGCCGGCCTGGCGGGGCGGGACCTGACGCCCCAGGGCCCGCTGGAGGGGATCACCATCCAGGAGACCGTGTACTTCCCCTGGCTGGGGTACCTTCCGGGGATCACCAACGCCGGGTTCGCCTTTGTCAACACCAGTGCCACCGACCAGGCCTGGGTCCGCCTCGGCGGGTTCGACACCGCCGGCGGCAGCACCGGCACGTCCGGCTACCTGGGGCTGCTTCCCGCCAGCCAGTCCGCGGCCCAGGGGGATGCCCTCCTGGACCTGGCGCAGGCCGTGAACGCCTTCGTGAAGGCGGAGTACTCCGGGACGGGGATCAAGGGCTTCTTCCTGGCGGAACTGTTCGCCAACGGGACCCTGGCGGGCCTGGACGGCGCCCCCGCCCTGTCCGTCACCACCACCGACGGGATCCTCCCGCGGGTGCGCACCGCGGACGGGTACGCCACGCAGCTGGTCCTCTCCAACCCCGGCAGCACGGCCGTCAGCGCGACCCTGACCGGCTACACCGGCACCGCCTCCCTCGCGGGGGGCACCCACCCGATCCCGGCCCACGGCTGCCTGTACCTGGACGCGGCAACCCTCTTCCCCGCCGTGACGGGCGCGGCCGCCGCCTTCGACGGCTGCGTGCGCGTGCAGGCCACCGGCGGCCTCATCGGGACTGCCCTGGTGCGGTACGGTTCGGCCTCCCTCAGCTGCCTGAACCTGGTGCCGGCGACCCAGGCCGCGACCACCCTCTACGCCGCCCACGTCACCCACCTGCCGGAGTGGTATTCCACCGAGATCGACCTGGTGAACCCCGGTGACAGCAGCGTCACCGCCACCGTCTCCCCGTTCCTCGCGGACGGGTCGGCCCTGGCGACCCCGTTCCAGGTGGTCCTGGGGCCGCACCAGGTCCTGACCCTGGACGACGCGGCACTGGGCTTGCCGCTCACCGGCTCGTCCGACGGCTGGGTCAAGGTCCAGGCCACGGGTTCCGACGGGCTCCTCGGGTGCCTGACCTTCGGCCACCCGACGGACCACCGGTACGAGTCCATGCTGCCGCTGCAGGCCAGCGGTTCGGCGGACCTCTACTTCCCCCAGGTGGCCAGCGGGGAAGTGGGCGGCGTCAACTTCTTCACCGGCGTGACGGTGGTCAACCCCACCACCGCCACGGTGCCCGTGACCTTCCGCGTGTACGAGAGCGACGGCACCGCCAACGGCAGCACGGCCGTCGTCCAGGTCCCCGCGGGGAGCAAGTACGTGCGCCTGCTCTCCCAGATCGAGGGTATCGGGACGCTGGCCGGCCAGTCCAGCGGGTACCTCCGGGTCACCGCCACCGCACCGGTGGTCGCCTTCGAGCTCTTCGGCGACCTGTCGGGGACCTTCCTGAGCGCCGTGCCGGGGCAGTGACGGAGGCGTCTCACGCGATGGCAGAACGATCTGAAAGGCTATTTATCGGGAGTGTCTCCATCAAAAATGCTTGTCTTCTCATCATGCCGGATATATACTGATGATATAGATTGCGGAGGTGTTCCATGGCTCAGACGGCAAAGCTGTTCCGAAACGGGCGGAGTCAGGCGGTCCGATTGCCGTTGAAGTTCCGGTTTCCCGGTCGCGAAGTGTTCATCGAAAAGCAGGGCGAGGCCGTCATCCTTCGCCCGAAGCCCGAGGGATGGGATGATTTCTTCATCCGTCCCTCCCTCGTGCCGGATGACTTCCTGTCGGACCGCTCGGACCCGCCCCCCGAAGACCGGGAGCTTTTCTGATGCTGTACATGCTCGACACCGACATGTGCAGTTATATTCTGAAGAAACATCCCGCCGCGGTCAAAGCGCATTTCGACGCGGCAGGAAAGGATGCCCTGGCCATTTCCACGGTCGTCCTGGGTGAGTTGTACTTCGGCGCTGCCCGTCATGTGCAGGGAGAGAGGATCCGACAGGAAATCGATGACTTTGCATCCCGTTTGTCCGTGATGGATTGGGATGAAGCGGCAGCGGATCACTACGGGTCGATCCGGGCGGAACTGGAGGCCCGGGGAACTCCGACAGGCGCCATGGACCTGATGATCGCGGCCCATGCCAGGAGCCTGGGGGCGACGTTGGTTACGAACAACACCCGGCACTTCGAAAAGATCCATGGCCTTCTCCTGGTGAATTGGACGTGACGTTCATTCCATCAGCAAAACCTCTTCTGCTGCAGTTTTCAAGGTTGTCCGCACGATGCCTTCCGAATTCCCGCCTCGATCACGAGGAAAACGGCCTGAGAGGATGACCGTGAACCCATCGCCCGGCAAAGCGAAACGGATCCGATCGACTGGGGGGGCGGTGCCGCAGCTGGCCGTCATGGTGATCCTGTGCGCCGTGTTCATCGGGGTCTCGACGGTCCTCGGCTGGGTCAACCTCCGCCGGCTGGACCAGATCTTCCTCGCGGCCCTGGGCGACCGGGCCCGGGTCCTCGCCCGGGACTTCGAGTCGACCTTCCGGCGGAACTACGACGGGATCGTCCAGGCGGACGAGACGGTGATCCCGGTTTCGCCCGACGGCGGGGCGGGAGACGGCCGGTCCCTCCAGGAGGCTTTCCTCATCGACCTGACGACCCTGGCCCGGCAGGTGGACGAGGGGAACCCGTCCTCCCCGGCCGACCCGGCGGCACTGGACCGCCTGCGCGAACCGGAAGACCTGGCCTTCCTGGGGCTCTACGACCGGGAGGGTCGGCCGGTGCGGTTTTCCGGGCAGGCGCCGGCCGACGCGTCGACGTGGGTCGCCCCGGTTGCCGGCGGCCAGGACGAGGTCCGGATCGACCTCTTCAGCCGCTTCTTCCGGGGAGAGCCCTTCGGTTGCCTGGCGGTCGGCCGGAAAGGCGGCGGCGCCGTCCTCCTCGCCCTGGACGACGCGGGGTTCAGACGCCGGGCGGCCCGCTTCGCCGTGCGGCAATCCCTGACGACCCTCGGTTCGGAAACGGACCTGCTCTTCGCGGTGGTGACCGACGCCGCTCGCCGGCGGGTGGGCGTGTTCGACGCCACCCGGCCGGAGGCCGTTTCCCCCGGGCGCCCGGCCGATCTCCCCTCCGGGGGGACCGCGTCCGTGCGGGAGGTGGCGGTCCCCCTCCGATCGGGGGCCCTCGCCGGGGAACTTCGCCTGGGTTTCCGGGGCGACGCCCTGGAGGAGCTGCTGGGGAAGAACCGCCGGGGCATCCTCCTCTCGGCCCTGTTCATGGTGATCATCGGCGTCCTGGCGGCGGTCTTCCTTCACCGGAACCAGCAGGCCCACCTCCGGCAGCTCCGGGAGATGGAGCGGCGGGTCTACCAGGCCGAGCGCCTGTCCGCGCTGGGCCGGCTGGCCGGGGGCATGGCCCACGAGATCCGCAACCCCCTGAACGCCATCAGCATGGCGGTCCAGACGCTGGGGATGGAGACGCCGGGAAAGCTCACCCGGACGATCCAGGAGGAAATCCGTCGCCTCGACCGCCTCCTGGACGACTTCCTGTGCCTCGCGCGCAACCGGCTGGTCTTCCGGCCGGGGGACCTCGCCGAGCTCCTGGACGCCGTCACGGAACTGCTGCGGGAGGAGGCCGAAGCCCGCGGGGTCCGTCTGCTGGGGCCCCCGGCCGGGGAACCGATCCCCCTGGTCATGGACGCGGACAAGATGAAGCAGGCGGTCCTGAACCTCCTGAAAAACGCCCTGGAAGCCATCCGGGGGGAAGGGACCGTCCGGCTCGAGGTCCGTCGCCCGCGGAAGGGCCGGGTGGAGGTGACGGTCTCGGACACGGGCGTCGGCCTGGGCGCGGAGGAGATCCCCCGCATCTTCGACCTGGACTACACCACCAAGGACAAGGGGGTCGGCCTGGGGCTCCCCATCGCCCGGGAGATCATCCTCGGGCACGGCGGGGAGATCACCGTCGAGAGCGCGCCGGGGCAGGGAACGACCTTCCGGGTCCTCCTCCCCCTGGAACCGCTGGACCCGGCCCTGCTCGACGCCCGGCCGGAATGAGGCCGGCTTCCCGGCCGCACGACCGACGAAGGCGAGGTGAACATGCAGCCGCTCAACATCCTGATCATCGAGGACGGCGCCTCCCAGCGGGAGGTGCTGCGGGATTTCCTCCAGTCGCGGGGCCACCGGGCCTTCACGGCCGGGAACGGCCCGGAGGGGCTCGAGTGCGCCCGGGGGCAGTGCCTCGACCTGGTCCTCGTGGATTACAAGATGCCGGGGATGGACGGCCTGACCGTCCTGGAGAAGCTCCGCCAGCTCAACCCGGAGACGCCGGCGGTGATGATGACGGCCTACGGCACCATCGAGACGGCGGTGAAGGCCATGAAGGCGGGCGCGATGGACTACCTGACCAAGCCGGTGGACCTGGAGTTGCTCCTGATCCTGCTTCGTCGGGTCTCCGACCGGCGGACCCTGGAGCGGGAGAACCGCCTCCTGCGGGAGGAGTTGGTCCGGAAGGGGGGGGAGGCCGTCCCCCTTGTCCACCGGAGCGCCGTGATGGCCGAGGTGGTGAACCTGGCCGGGCGGGTGGCGGCCAGCAACGCCACGGTCCTGATCCAGGGGGAGAGCGGCACCGGCAAGGAACTCCTGGCCCGCCTCATCCACGCGCTGAGCCCGCGCTCGGCCCGGCCCATGGTCACGGTGAACTGTGCCGCCCTGACGGAAAGCCTGCTGGAGAGCGAGCTGTTCGGGCACGAGCGGGGGTCCTTCACCGGGGCCGACCGGCGGCGGATCGGACGCTTCGAGGAGGCCGACGGCAGCACCCTGTTCATGGACGAGATCGGGGAGTTGCGGCCCCCGGTTCAGGTCAAGCTGCTGCGCTTCCTCCAGGAGCGGGAGTTCCAGCGCGTGGGCGGCAACCAGACCCTCACGGCGGACGTGCGCGTCCTGAGTGCCACCAACCAGGACCTGAAGGCCCGGGTCAAGGCCGGGGAATTCCGGGAGGACCTCTACTACCGGCTCAACGTCGTCACCCTCGACATCCCCCCGCTCCGCGAGCGACGGGAGGACCTGCCGCCCCTCGTCGAGCACTACCTTCGCCACTTCGCCGCGGAGAACCGCAAGAGCGTCACCGGGCTGACCGCCGCCGCCCGGAACCTGCTCCTGAAGTACGATTACCCCGGGAACATCCGCGAACTCAGGAATATCCTGGAGCGGGCGGTGGTCATCGCCCGGGAGACCCTCCTCACCCCGCGGGACCTGCCCTTCGGCGAACCGTCCGCCGAACCGTCGGCGGGCCCGGCCGCGGGGCCCCCGGGGGAGGCGGGCCCGGCATCGGCCGCCGGTGCGGGCGGAGACCTTCCCACCCTCCGCATCGCCGTGGAACGCGTCGAACGCGACCTGATCCACCGCGCCCTGGAACGCTGCGACGGCCACCAGGTCCGCGCCGCCGAACTCCTCGGCCTCAGCGAGCGCATGTTGCGCTACAAGCTGCAAAAATACCGCGTGAAGTAGAGGGGGCAAATCGTGCGACCGTTCCTCCCAAACCGCGACACGGATGGTTTCCGGGCTGGAAGTGCCCTCGTCGGCCTGCTCGGGGTGCTGCTGCTCCCGGGGCTGTGCCCCGTCCCGGCCGCGGCCGGCCCCGTCGCCCCGGGCCCGTCCGCCCATTCGCGGGCGGGAGCGTTCACGCTGATCCTGGGCAACCCCACGGCGACGTCCGTCGACGCCGGCGTCCTCGCCGAAACCGACCTGGAGGGCTGGTTCGAATACGGTTCCGTTGCAGACGGCTCCCTGTTCCACACCGACCCCGCCCACTACCCCGCGGACGTCCCCCTGACCGTCACGATGGGTTCGCTCCAGCCGGACGCCGGCTGTACGTTCCGCTTTCACTGCCGCCCGCCGGGCGGCGGGGAATACACTGTCGCCGCCGAGGCTTCGTTCCACACCCGGCGGCTCCCCGGAAGCGCTTTCACCTTCACCGTGCAGGCGGACCCCCACGTGGGCGACACCGGTTTCGTCCCCGCGCTCTACCAGCGGACCCTGGAAAACGTCCGCGCCGACGCGCCCGACTTCCACGTCGACCTCGGCGACACCTTCCTCACGGAAAAGCTGGCCGGCACCCCCGAGGAGGAGACGCAGACCTTCCTCGCCGGACGGGAGTACTTCGGCCTGGCCGGGCCGGCCGCCCCCGTGTTCCTCGTCAACGGGAACCACGAGGGGGAACTCGGCTGGAAGCGGGACGGCGCCGCCGACAACCTGGCCATCCGCTCGACGCTCAACCGTCGCCGCTACTACCCCTGCCCGTCACCGGGGGGGTTCTATTCCGGCGGCGTCACGCCCGAGCCCGGCACCGGTGTCCGCGACGGCTACTACGCCTGGACGTGGGGGGACGCCCTCTTCGTGGTGCTGGACCCCTTCTGGTACACCCTGAAGAAACCGAACGGGGTGAACGTGGTCTTCCACGGGCACGACCACGTCTTCGTCCGGCAGGAAAAGGACGGCATCGTCTACCAGGAGTGCCCCCGCCCCAGCTTCAACCAGGCCAACGCCGTCGCGGACGCCGCGGCGGCCGGCTACCTCTCGGGCGACGTCCTGGCGAGCCCCGGCCACCTGCGCGTCCGGGTCACGCCCTCCCGGGTGACGGTGGAGTACGTCCGCGCGTCCCTCAGCGACCCGGACACCAACGGGACCGTGGCGCACCGCTACACCCTGTCCCCCGCCGCCGACCCCGGGGCCTTCCCCGGCAACGTCGTCCTGGGGTGCCCCACCGCCACCTCCGTCAAGGCCAACCTGTTCTCCGCCGTCGAGGGCGGGGAGGTCTGCCTCGAGTACGGCCCGGCCCCGGGTGAGTTCACGGCGCAGACGCCCGTGGAGAACCTGGCGGCCGGGGTCCCGCTCGAAATCAGGGTCGACGGGCTCACTCCCGACACGCTCTACGCCTACCGGACGCGTTTTCGGGCCGCCGGCGCCACCGACTTTTCCCCGGGGCCCGTCTGCCGGTTCCGCACCGCCCGGGCCGCCGGCAGCACCTTCACCTTCTGCGTCCAGGGAGACTCCCACCCGGAGCGGGCGAACTCCCAGTTCGACGCGGACCTCTACACCCGGACCCTGCTGACGGCGTCCGCGGACCAACCGGATTTCTACTTCGCCCTGGGGGACGACTTCAGCGTGGACACCCTCGACCCCATCACGGTGACCGAGGCGCAGGTGGCGGAGCGGTACGTGATCCAGCGGCCGTTCCTCGGGGTGATCGGCGCGGGCGCACCGGTTTTCCTGGTCAACGGCAACCACGAGCAGGCCGCCCGCTACCTGCTGGACGGCACCCCGGACAACGTGGCGGTCTGGGCCCAGAACGCCCGGAACCGGTACTATTCTCAGCCCGCGCCCGACGGCTTTTACACGGGGAACACCGAGTGGGTGCCCTTCATCGGACTGCTGCGGAACTACTACGCCTGGACGTGGGGGGACGCCCTGTTCGTGACCCTCGACCCGTACTGGGGGTCGTCCGTCTGCGTCGACAACCCGTTCTACGGGGGGCCCAAGCACCCCGAGATGTGGGACATCACCCTGGGGGAGGCCCAGTACCGCTGGCTGAAGAACACGCTGGAGCGGAGCCCGGCCAGGTACAAGTTCGTCTTCGCCCACCACGTCCACGGTACCGGCCGCGGGGGCATCGAACAGGCGGACCTGTACGAGTGGGGCGGCTGGAACAAGAACGGCGGCTGGGGGTTCGACACCCGTCGGCCCGGCTGGCCGCAGACGATCCACCAGTTGATGGCGTCCACGGGGGTCACCGTGTTCTTCCAGGGGCACGACCACATCTGGGTGAGACAGGCCAGGGACGGGGTGATCTACCAGACGCTCCCCGAGCCCGCCGACCCCAACTACACGCTCTACAACGCGGACGCGTTCGTGACGGGCGACAAGTTCCCGAACACGGGGTACACGCGGGTGACGATCTCACCGTCCGGCGGCCAGGTGGACTACGTCCGGACGTACCTCCCCCAGGACGAAGGGCCTGGCAGTGTCAACGGGGCGGTGGCCTTCTCCTACCCCATCCTGCCGACCGGCGTCCGGACCGCCCGCTGCGGCGACGCGGACGGCTCGGAAGGGGTGAACGCCGCCGACCTCCTCCTGCTGGCCCACTACCTGGACGGCGACGCGATCGTGGACGTCGCGGACGTGCCGTACCTCGACCTGGACGGGAGCGGAGACCTGGGCGTGCCTGACCTGCTCACCCTCCAGCTCTACCTCTCCGGCCAGCTCGACGCGATCACCTGCTCCGGGCGGGTTTGTCATGCGCAACACCAACGACGGCGGCAAGAAAGGCAACGGGAATGCGCCGGTCCGCCGGCCGGGCCCCGGAATGTTCCCCTTCCCCGGCAGGATTCCCGGACGCCCGGCGTCTAAACTTGCAATTCACGGTGATCGACCCGACGGTCGTTCGCAAAAGGAGCCTGTCATGAAGAACACCCTCTTTTCCATGGTTATCCTGCTCGGGCTGTCGGCGGGCCTGGCCGGAGCGCAGGTCACCCCGCCGCCGGGGGCCGCCGGCGACGGAAACCCTCCCCGTAAGCCGAAACCGCCGATTTTCGCGGCGATCGACGCCAACCAGGACGGCGTTCTCGGCGCCGACGAGATCGCCCAGGCCGCGACGGCCCTGAAAACCCTCGACAAAAACGGCGACGGCCAGCTCACCCGCGCCGAGTACATCCCTCCCCGACCCGGCATGTCGGGAGCGGCCGGGGCCGATGGATCCCGCGGGCCGGGCGGGGACGGGCTTCGGGGCGCGGGCGGGGGCGGCCGCCGGGCGCCGGGGATGGAAGGGGCCCGGGATCCGGAATCGCCGGGCCCCGGCGGCCCGGGGGAAACCGTTGCCCCGGCACCGGGCGGTGAAGGTCTCGGCAGGCCGGGGGAGGATGCCTCCCCGGGTTCGGTCGGCCGGAGGCAGCGGCCGCCCCGGCCCCCCATCGACCTCGCCCTGGACGCGAACCAGGACGGCATCCTCAGCGCCGACGAGATCGCCAATGCCCCCGGTGCGCTGAAGACGCTCGACAAAAACGGCGACGGCCGGCTGACCCGCGACGAGTGCCTGCCGCCCCGGCCGTCGAATCCGGTGGGCGAGCCCGCCCTGAAATGAAACGTCGGCCACGGGTCCCTGCC contains:
- a CDS encoding periplasmic heavy metal sensor, with amino-acid sequence MKRATFIVTFIAVALAVPLAAGPRPDPDPDPQRGRGDEEEAIRYLNMTPEQKEKLRLLRDARDKDVMPLRLQEQERNAELRLLWLQTRPDPVKVKAKLKQIHDLKWQIQEKDADYWIAFRELLTPDQLSSFLTLVGDRIFKPKAGPPPRDDGPDDRGDRRRPPPR
- a CDS encoding SUMF1/EgtB/PvdO family nonheme iron enzyme, translating into MKKERPVRLFVLGLALSVLTAAAGPGLPGALASPAVPEMVALPAGEFVMGDHYGYIDPSHPSDEVPMHTVRLSAFSIGRYDVTVRQYCGFLNSALALGLIRVADGSVYPAGGSDLLFLTRTADPYSRIAWSGTAFSVLDNRGDHPVTSVMWAGAAFYCNWLSDQLGLDPCYDTATWAGDLTKNGFRLPTEAEWEYAGRGGRYDPYLVFPWGLTMDITRANIPNSGDPFESGAQPWTTPVGFFNGQVHQKSDWGWPGSATSFAAGDGANGFGLYDMAGNVWQWTNDWYDKDYYSVSPTQDPPGPATGSPMPDGKPYHCLRGGNWYNGTDGHSRVSNRDPAYYRGPLDPNHPWYHVGFRVANRPYTAPGALHFPWGRFVPLETTVGLAFVNTGSSDASVALSAHDPAGAAAGSPLTIPLPAGNQAALQADGLPGLATPADVRLEATPSSSAVRGFFLAQLYDGGQLAGLDGASAVAAATTDGIIPRVRNASGYSTGLAIGNPGDTAVTVTLTGCTGTGIVSGGSHSVAAKGCLYLDTAALFTAVSASPDARTAPGASSGFDGAVRLRATGGVVATALTRHDTGTLSAVNLVPAVQAASSLVAAHITRIPDLYFTELNLVNPGETDAVATLSPFSADGTALAAPFTVTVPARQVLALRDAALGLPSGTSSEGWLRVTTPDATPLVGCVTFGHPGDNRYESTLPLQASGLEDIHFAQVANGTVGGVNYFTGVAVVNPAAAPVQVTFRVFRSDGTANGNAAVIQVPAGGKYVRLLSQVDGIGTLTDQSGGCLRLTATGAVFAFELFGNWEGGFLSAVPAQP
- a CDS encoding aryl-sulfate sulfotransferase → MNRRILACLVVTALVGLAGFGPALAGDLPASSTADPALSVVPNGPLAGTGTAETTSQTVGLFLNDARAWPGYTLVAPKHYGSTYLLDNQGQVVHSWWGSLYEPGQSVYLLENGHLMRPCSSKGPLSTGGGEGGRIEEYDWDNNLVWQLDFSTAEYMQHHDVKPLPNGNVLMLVVEKRTYAEAIAAGFDPAQLADIQARGYMLPDTVYEVKPTYPSGGTVVWKWHVWDHLIQDNDPTKANYGNVAAHPELIGTDGDGLKLHYFWNHMNAIYYHPGFDQIILSVRGNSEIWVIDHSTTTAQAAGHTGGRSGKGGDLLYRWGNPLTYKAGTAADQKLYQQHDAQWIDTDCPGAGDIICFNNGLGRNYSTIDQFTPPVDAEGNYAYTAGTAWAPSTFTWSYQATPASALYAEAISSAQRLPNGNTLICDGTHGTFLEVTLGGETVWKYVNPVVKTGTLSQGDAIPADPARPDEFMNAVFRVRRYPTDYAGLAGRDLTPQGPLEGITIQETVYFPWLGYLPGITNAGFAFVNTSATDQAWVRLGGFDTAGGSTGTSGYLGLLPASQSAAQGDALLDLAQAVNAFVKAEYSGTGIKGFFLAELFANGTLAGLDGAPALSVTTTDGILPRVRTADGYATQLVLSNPGSTAVSATLTGYTGTASLAGGTHPIPAHGCLYLDAATLFPAVTGAAAAFDGCVRVQATGGLIGTALVRYGSASLSCLNLVPATQAATTLYAAHVTHLPEWYSTEIDLVNPGDSSVTATVSPFLADGSALATPFQVVLGPHQVLTLDDAALGLPLTGSSDGWVKVQATGSDGLLGCLTFGHPTDHRYESMLPLQASGSADLYFPQVASGEVGGVNFFTGVTVVNPTTATVPVTFRVYESDGTANGSTAVVQVPAGSKYVRLLSQIEGIGTLAGQSSGYLRVTATAPVVAFELFGDLSGTFLSAVPGQ
- a CDS encoding antitoxin, with translation MAQTAKLFRNGRSQAVRLPLKFRFPGREVFIEKQGEAVILRPKPEGWDDFFIRPSLVPDDFLSDRSDPPPEDRELF
- a CDS encoding type II toxin-antitoxin system VapC family toxin, encoding MLYMLDTDMCSYILKKHPAAVKAHFDAAGKDALAISTVVLGELYFGAARHVQGERIRQEIDDFASRLSVMDWDEAAADHYGSIRAELEARGTPTGAMDLMIAAHARSLGATLVTNNTRHFEKIHGLLLVNWT